The stretch of DNA tgtgaaaaaagaaaaagcctccatCTATATCTTTTAGTCTCTGAAGCTGAATGTATCCTGAGCACCATGTTCCCGTACATATGGCTCTAATTCACATCACTCTTTGGCAAAGTGTTTTCAGGGTAATACACAACTACAAATGGTATTTTGTGGAAACAAATGCAACTCTGTATATTTAAGGACAAACGCAGATGTGGCAAAAGCATTAGTCCGGTAAACAAATCAATAATAGAATGTGGAAAACCACCTCTGAGTTATTCATGATACTTTCCTATCCAACTAATACAAGGCAAAtgccggggggaggaggggacacaatcttttctttggagaaaagGCAGAGCAAATGGCACAATGTGGAACATACACCTTCTGGTTAACATTTATTGCTTTAGCAACAAAAGCAACAGTAAGGATGTTTATCACGTCTCTTCCATATTGGCTTAATGCACAGAACCCTGACCCCTGCTTGCTAGCGACTACCCTGGTCTTTGAGTAGTTGTGTGTGATGGTTATATCCTGGATTCTGAGGCAAAATCCAGGAACAGAAGATGGCATCCATCCTGCCACCAAATCTGTGTTTGCTATTCGTAGCCTTGTAGGGCTGTAGGGCTGGGTGAGACTGCTGTGGTGCTTAAAACATGGGAATAGGGGGTACAAATCCTGACAAgttctggtttttgttggtttgggtttggtttggtttggtttggtttggtttggtttggtttggtttggttttgaaacaCCTAGCTGTTCACAGTTTCAAGCTCCTACTTTGGTTGGACAGAATAGGAATTGTCAGCTCCAAGGGGAATTCTCTGAGAAACCTGTGGACAGATGAAAAAGCAGGAGACTTAAAAGGGTTATCAGAGCTCTAGCTTACTCATAAGGAGAGGTGGGAAATGTCATAAAGAGGTGGACTTGCTGCTCTGTATACATCTGTTCCATTTGGAGCCAACAGCTCATCTGGGAATGTGCACATCATAATACCATTattgttttttctgtctcttgtaggaggaaaataataaataaaaaatagttctgATGGTTATCGTCTCCAAAAGCCCCCGTATATCTGCTTTTGTGCCATGAAGATTTTACTTGAATTTCAAGTGTTGCAGTCCCCATGGAGCATCCAGACACTCCGCAGATTATTCCACCAGTATCACAAGACTTTTGCACCTTTGAATTTCTCAGATTATGAAGCTATCGGTCGTTGTGAACAGGAAGTGCCTgagtattttaattttgcaagtgACGTGCTGGACAAGTGGTCTCAAATAGAAAAGGTAGCATTTCTGACCCTGTAGATTCAGTATTTTTAGTGAAACTGTGCCCCTATCCCCAAAGTCAAGTCTAAAACCATCGCTGGCTTCAGTGGGACCAGAATTTCCTCCCCTGTTTCTATTTTAACATAATCTTACATTGCAGAGAAAGGAGAGGCAATTTGCTTTAGCATCAGAGGGGACGTGGTGCTTTGTCTCTGTGACTCTGATTCAGCAGCGTGTGCAGTGCTGGGTTCGCAAAAGCCTCTAAGTAATTTATGAGCATTGCAAATCAGGTACACACAGATAAACACACCAACATACGCGTGCCTTGGAAAAGGgctcttttaaacaaaacatgctTAATATCCCTGCCCTAGAATATGTAACACTATCAGATTCCATTGCCTGGAGCATCCCAAAAACTCTGCAAGGAACTACAGGAGTCTCAGAAGTAACCAGCATGCTATTTATCCTTGCGTTGTGTATAGGAACGAAAGGGACCATCAAATCCAGCTCTGTGGTGGATAAATGGAAAAGGAGATGAAATTAAGTGGAGCTTTGAAGAGCTGGGCTTCCTGTCCCAAAAAGTGGCCAATGTGCTCTCTGGGCCATGCAGTCTGCAAAGAGGAGACCGAGTTTTAGTGATTCTACCCCGAATCCCAGAGTGGTGGCTGCTGAACGTGGCTTGTATGCGAACAGGTGAATTGTATCATTCCTAATGGTCTGTAGATTGTAACCTTCTATGCCCAAAGTTGGTTAACAATTCATTTAACAATTACATTTCTTATTTGACTTCGTAGCTTGAACATTTGACAATCAAAGGGGCTGACAGGGGTAGTCTCTTATGACTGATGGAATTACCTTCATaacttttctttcactttctgtgGCTTGTGTTGATTGTGTTAAATAATTTGGTTGTGTTAAATCAATTTTATTTAACTTCAACAGACTTAAGTTAAAGCTGCTAGTGGTTACTACTCCAAAGTTGTACTTTCTACTTACATTGTGCCTAGAGCAAAGGATCTTATAGAAACAGGAGCTATTTTGTACTTCAGATCTGCAGATTCGCATTCAAGTTCAGGTGTGTGGGACTTGTTTTACCTTCTTCTCATTTCTGGATTGAATGGTGCTGGTATTCAACAAATCAGGAGAAGCTATGAAGTGATCAGGACTGAAAGTGAAAGATACCAGTGAATCTCCCATTTTACTGCACTTTCAGGTGTTATCATGATCCCCGGGACAACACAACTGACAGCACAAGATATTTGCTACAGATTGCTGGCTTCCAAGGCTAAGTGCATTATTACAACTGATGTGCTTGCTCCTGCGGTGGACTCAGTTGCATCCAAGTGCCAGTTTCTGAAAATGAAGCTAATTGTATCTGAAAGCAGCAGGGCCGAGTGGCTGAACTTCAGTGATTTGCTCAAGTAAGTGCCTTCTACCTTAGCTCCATCATAGTTATCTCTAGTGGGaaatttctcatgtttttaaaCACACTTGTGCACTTGTGTCTCATTAATGAACTAGATACCTTTGAGGGGGTGGGAGAGAAGGCAATTTAATCTCTTTTCTatgaagaaaaggaatatttGGGAATAGCCaaattgttaattaaaaaataagtagagTTTTATGATGTCTAAGTTTGTTACATATGACTATGAAATAATATGGAAAAATGGATAGGAAAGCCTCTTTTATTGACAGCTGTGGCTATTTACCCTCTAAAgctcaaagaaaaatattctatacAAATTATTCCAATCCATATTCCTAAAACTTGATGATAATAAGGCTAATGTGAATAGCTTTTCACTATGAAAGGCTAAAAAAGCACACCGCAAAATGAACCTGATGTGTTTAGGAATCCACCTGCCTCACTACTGAAAAGCAGCTACTAGAATGGCACCCAACAGGCAGCTCTTCACTGCAGTGCATGGGACCGCAGAAGGGGTGGAGAAGCAGGGTGGGAAACGGAAGCAAATACCCTGCTGCAATCTGCTCCGGGCCCTAGGTGTGATTTTACCAGCTGACATTTTGTTAAAAGCATCTATGTAGCTAAAACCGTTCTTTCAAGGTGGGATCCAAGCTCTTTGTAAGATGTACCGTGTGTTCTCACAACCACAAGTGTCTGAACTAGCATTACCTGTGCAGCTCGCTGTACAGTCTCACTGTATTTCCATCTGCTCCTTTGAACAATTGCCCACTTCAGCATCGCTAAACCGGAAGATGGAGGAAGCAGTAACACTGCATTCTCAAACCTCCTAGCGCTACTAAAACATTGTCAAGTCGATTTGATGAATCCTTTTTCATGCTGGGCTAATATTCCATGGCTCAGTTCCATGGCAGAGGGTAAAATTGATTTGATAAAACCTAAATATTGTCTGGAACTGCATCAGTCCTGCAGAGGCGGTCACTGGtggccaggcaggcaggctgtCTGGTTTCCCCGGATGGCTGCCTTGCAAAGTGCCGGCTGTCTGGCTCCAGGGCTGCTCGGCTGTCAGGCTCCCAGTCTTCCCAGAGTGCtgggctgccctcctgcctggctcgtTGTCTCACCAGATCGCTGGCAGCCTGCCTACCTAGTTGGCTAATTGCCCAGACTTCCCGTGTCCTCAGCTGCCTTAGCTGGCTGCCAAACTGGccaggaggctgcggggctgcggggcgaggGCTCCCGGGCAGCCTGTCTGCCCGCCAGCCAGCACAGGGAGACGGCTGGCCCCGGGGAGACAGACTCCCACCCCAGCCTTGCAGGCATGGCAATGTTTGCATGCCAAGCAAAACCTTTTTGAACATCACTCCTGGCAGAGAAAAAGAAGCGGTTTTGCTTTCTCATCCTAGTATGagatgagaaatattttcctccCATGTGCCAGATGACCAAGAGTTTCAGCCTCCCCACACTTCCCAAACAAAGATAACTAACCGGTGGGACCACCTACCGAAAGAAATGGTGGGTCCTCCCTCAGCTAATCACACGAAGGCTGGAAGATACGCTTTCAGGAGGGCACTTTGGTCAAACACAAGATGCGGGGCCTTATGGTGTTTGTTAAGGGAGGCAAATAAAAGACAGCCGGTTGGCGTTTTTACTTTGGAGAAGGTGGACATGGAGAATAGTTAAAGAGCAAGATCAGCAACACTTTAATACAGAACTAGCAGTGCAAGAGTGAGGGGATCTCAGTAGTTAGCCCTCACATCCCACTATACAAACAATCCTGTATGTACTGGGCATAAAGGATCCAAGCTAAGTGTGCTGAGTAACAGCAGCCACTGTTTCATATaacctttcatttttattaaggGCTGCCCCGGCTGTCCATAACTGCGTGAAGACAAAAAGCCAGGATCCAATGACAATCTATTTTACCAGTGGCGCCACAGGCTCCCCCAAAATGGTTGAACATTCCTATGGAAGctttggtctgggtttttttctctgtggaagGTAATTATGCCTTTACAACTCTGAGATGTGAAGCAAACAGAAGAGTTTTTGTATGTGATGAAATTATGATAGATGATGAGGCTCCCACAATACTGTATGCATCATTTCTTTTGGGCTCCTCAGCTGAGTTGTACCCAGGAAGCAAGGATCTTGTTCGATATTGTATATGGCTCCATTTTAGAAACTACTTGCCTGTTAATCCAGGCTGaataacatatttaaataaatgagtTAGGATactgtttgattttctttatcTTTGCCATCAGTATAGTGGCTAAGCAAAAGGCATATATTTGAGCTCTTGAGTTTCAGATCAAATTTACCATGCctttctaagcaaaaaaaaaaaccaaacgccTCACATTTTTTAATTGCCACTTGCAGACTCCCTTATATTGGCCACCTTTGTCTTCAACAGATACTGGATGAATTTGACTCCCTCAGACATCATGTGGAACATGTCAGACACTGCTTGGGTAAAGGCAGCTATTGGGAGCGTTTTTGGTCCATGGTTCCAGGGCACGTGTGTTTTTGTACATGCCATGCCACAGTTTGATCCAAGAGCAATCTTAAATGTAAGAACACCATGCTCACAATGAACAGTTACTCATATTTCATGTTGTTTTCCAGGCAGGCCACAAAACTAAGCCTCTTAGGTTCATGGGATTAGCTGTTTTAAGATGGCATAACCacaaggtgatttttctttcaataggAATATAATACAGGAAGGATTTTGCAGCATGACTCTTTTGGGCGCAGGACATTACCAGCTGCTTCCGATCAGTAGGAGTTACTGGTGTTATTTAAACCTCTCCCCTACTGTATTTCACTATTGAAATGATAAATGAGCTGAATTacatgtaaattaatattttagttatgCTGCTGTGACCCTTAAGAAAGGCAAGTCAGTACTGGAAAACACTGAAGCCATGAGATTGGCTTGCTCttaaaagaaattcttttcaAGCTTCTCAAGACAATCTGAGTTCTAATCTAACACAAAGGGAAGAGTGCTGTTCCCAAATGGCTCAAAGCACCTATGTGGCAAAGTGTACATTCCTAACATGTGGGGGTTATTTGGGGATTTTAatccagttttatttcctttctaaaatggtAGTtcctagtttggttttcttttttgtataaatTTCTTGGCCTTGCAAACACCGGTTTGTAACGTGCATAGGGTTTCACACCTCTGCACAATGATGTGTGATAGTAGAGGCCGCTTTACCCATGGTGTGGCTGAAGTGAAGGCTGGTGAATGAGAGATCTTCCCTTGCTTTTATTTATCGCTACCTGTCCCCCTCTCTGAGCAAATTTTCATTGCAGGCAGAagtgaggttaaaaaaaaaaaaaaaggaaggcttaGCTCTACCTGAGTGACTGTGAATCATCTGCTGGAGTTACGGGTGAGAAATAAAGATGTGTCAGAAAACACATTCTGTTCTGTCCCAGCTAAAGGAGGATATATAAATTTGCCAGTCCAAAACAACCTTTTAATATAGCATTACTCTCCACTCAGCCAGAGCTCACTGAGACTTGGCTCTGCACATCAGGCCCTTTGTCAGGACAGCTGAGGGAATTGCAGCATGTCTAAAGCTTTGCGACAGTCCATTTCAGAAAGATTTCAGAAAGTGTGGGACCAGATAAAAGATTGACACAggcaaaatattcaaaagaaactTCCAATTTTAGGTGCCTCCATTTTGAGGTGTCTGGCTTTGTCCTAGGGTGAGATATgggctttactgaagtccccTGCAAAACTTACGTTGCACCTCCAGGGCCAGGGTTTCATACCAAGGGATGGTCCTTGTGCTTCAAGTGAGCATCAGGACAAATTAGGTACACCAGTGATTTACCACAGTCAATGTATTACCTCTTCAGCTGATGTTCAACATCTTTCCTGAACACTGGCAGCAATTACATTGCTTTCCATGTAAGTGAGGTTACAATCAGGTCTTGTAATTTGTGCTGTAATACAGAATAGAAAGGAATAGTTAGTGGCAAGTGTTTTCCCAAAACAATATTGTttaaccctcttttttttttttttaatttgtcagacCTTGTGCAGATATCCAGTGACGACTCTGTGCAGCGCCCCAACTGCCTACCGCGTGTTGGTACAGCATGACCTCACCAGGTACCGCGCGTCAGTTACAAGTGGCTGTGCCGGGTCTGTTCAAGCTATTGCCTGGCTCTTTAACAATGATTTCTACGGGCCCTTATAGCCACTTAAACTCTCAGAGTGGTGGAAGTTCTGTGTTGGAGGCAGGGACTGTGAGGAGCAAAGCCCTTTCCTTAGCACTGCAGAGACAGGTGACAAAATCCACTCCTCAGGCACTTCCAACCCAGAATGAATTTTGCCCTGGGGCGTTACAGACAGTAAATACAGAGGCCAGTATTCAGCCCTTGAAGGCACACGTGTGTCTGCACTGCCATCAGTCCTGTGCGTCTTTGCAGCTCACCGCTTTGGCAGCCCCTTTCCAGCGCCACTCCAACTGGAGCTCTAGGCTTTCTctcaaccctaaccctaactctaaagAGGGTCTGGTGTGTCCTGAAGTCATGGGGTTGGACATACGGATGTCAGGGAGAGCAGAATTTGTCCCTTTCTGTTCTCTGACACTCAGCAATATCCTCTGTCTATGAAGATATGCATTCAAGACACTGAAACACTGTTTGACCGGAGGGGAACCACTCAACCCAGAAGTGATGGCACAGTGGAAAAGCCAAACAGGACTGACTATCTATGAAGGATACGGCCAAACCGAAATTGTACGTTCAGCTTTTTTGTAAAGCGTTACAGCCTAGCTGTTACATAGGGGACTTAGATATCTTATTCCTCTTGGTAAATATGGAACTTGGCCATTATATATTTCACTAAAAAGAAAGATGGCATTAAAATACATGGCAATTGCCTACAAGAGGGTTTATTGTTGTGCTTAGAATTACGGCTTGGTTATGATACTGCTTCTAAGACTACTTAAGCTGTAAAATATCTTCAACTTTTTGTCCAAGACTCTCATTGAAGTTCACTAATGTTTTGGCTCGCACAGATGGAAGATTTCGATCTTACGCTAGCTCAACAATGGGCATAGCACAAGAACAGGAATAGCCTCAGGAATGACAGTGAAAAATACCTGGGCTGGTTGTTTGTCTTTTCCAAGAGGGAATGATATGTGCAAatatgaaaggaatgaaaattaaGCCAGGTTCCTTGGGAAAGGCAGCTCCCCCCTGTGATGTTCAGGTATGGTTGTCCCCTTTTCTGTTTGCTATTGATTTCATAGGAAGTAAAACACGAGAGAGTACAACATACCATACAAGTTTCAGTACCATACAGTGGTATTCAGGGCTGGTTGACTTTTTTTGTTAAGCTGTTCGCTGCTGGTTAGTTTTAGAACATGGCTCTCTTAAAATGGGAAGTTATAATCACCCATTTGCCTTCCCTGTTGCAGATTATAGATGAAAATGGCAGTGTTCTACCTCCTGGGAAAGAAGGAGACATTGCTATCAAAATGGATGCCAAGCGGCCATTTACCTTTTTCACTCGGTACGTGGTAAGCCAAAAGTGAGTTTCCAGAGAGCCAGTTCAGGCCTGCAGCTTGGTATGTATTTATACCAACAGGGGCAGGTGCACCACCAAAGAGCTGTGGCTCTTCTTGACTTGACAGTGTTCTGACTTACAAAACttc from Calonectris borealis chromosome 16, bCalBor7.hap1.2, whole genome shotgun sequence encodes:
- the LOC142089459 gene encoding acyl-coenzyme A synthetase ACSM4, mitochondrial-like, whose translation is MKILLEFQVLQSPWSIQTLRRLFHQYHKTFAPLNFSDYEAIGRCEQEVPEYFNFASDVLDKWSQIEKERKGPSNPALWWINGKGDEIKWSFEELGFLSQKVANVLSGPCSLQRGDRVLVILPRIPEWWLLNVACMRTGVIMIPGTTQLTAQDICYRLLASKAKCIITTDVLAPAVDSVASKCQFLKMKLIVSESSRAEWLNFSDLLKAAPAVHNCVKTKSQDPMTIYFTSGATGSPKMVEHSYGSFGLGFFLCGRYWMNLTPSDIMWNMSDTAWVKAAIGSVFGPWFQGTCVFVHAMPQFDPRAILNTLCRYPVTTLCSAPTAYRVLVQHDLTRYAFKTLKHCLTGGEPLNPEVMAQWKSQTGLTIYEGYGQTEIGMICANMKGMKIKPGSLGKAAPPCDVQIIDENGSVLPPGKEGDIAIKMDAKRPFTFFTRYVDDPVKTASTVRGNFYITGDRGSMDEDGYIWFMGRSDDVIISSGYRIGPFEIERALIEHPAVIESAVVSSPDPIRGEVVKAFVVLSPSFKSQDPNTLACELQDHVKKVTAPYKYPRKIEFVQQLPKTIAGKIRRNELRNKEWGQI